The genomic interval ATGCACTAACCAGACGGGTAAAGGAtagagtctgtttttttttttacatttataacagaAATAGGTAATAAAAAACGATTCAAGATTCCTTTTAATTGTTGTTGCCCAGGTGTACAGCAAAATGTTCATTGCACTAgcttaaaagaagaaaaacaaaacagctctCATAAGGtctaaaaaataattcaatctGAAGTCAGAAATATCACATGCAGTTCCATCTCACACAGCCTATATTTTAATATGCCAACATATTTAGTGAACAGGAAGATAGCtgtaaacataaaatgaatGCCACATACAGACTGGATGAGAAAAATACTTTGGAATAAGTGTTtttaattgtataaaaaaaatagtggaGCAGCGATGGAAGGTCACCAGCAGATGTTGTGGCAGGTTGATCGTCCTGGAAGCTCTCATGTTGTTGTGGTTTCCTGATGATTGTTTATAGGAGTGACATCTTTTGATGGGTTTATTCccaggaagacaaaaaaataaaatgaggaatgttgaggctcttgtgaagttatatttTGGTATCAGTTTCACAGATAAGTTAATACTTCAAATAACATGTCAGCATCAAATAATTACCagcagcaggactttgaaacgaCTGAGCAAATGACTAAATCTATTTCAAAGAAAGATCTTGATAACTCtcgaagctttttttttttttattaaaacaatatttttttttcagaattctaaGACGTTTTTAAGGCAAAATTGCGCCCTCGTTTTGCTAATATTCCGACTATGTTCTCGTAATTAAACAAAACCCCTCACAGCCTGGCCCTGATACTCAACTCACAGAAGGAATGATTGAAacaaaagccactttttgaaaatattttctgtaatttttaatGTCTAATTTTAGAGAAGAAAGTGTGGGGGGCGGAAGAGGTAAAAAACAATTCAGCAGATCGTATTATTAAGTGGTGTTTCCCAACCCTACTGTGTCTTTAAACTCCGCAGATGAATATGTCTGAATTGGTTCTGACACATACGTCAAACTACATAAACCAGGCcagacattttagttttatatttcacGATCCAAATATTGCTGATATATGGTAAACTGAAGTTTTAAAGACGGCTCATTTGCTCAGATTTCTGGTGGAGTTTCAGTGCTTGCGTTTGCTGACTTGTGAGCACCGGGGTTAACTCGCCTCAGTTTGTCGCCCCACCAGCTGCAGCATGCTCTTGGCCCAGATCAACCGGGACTCCCAGGGAATGTCCGAGTTTCATGATGCAGACGGGCAGCCGGTCACGCTCTGTCTGACGGAGGCTGTGACGGTGGCAGGTGAGTTTCCACACTGGTTGTAGGTTGTTGCTTGTACCATAAACTGCTAtaataacagttaaaaacattgaaaacatttccagaaGCTATAAGAACAGAAGATTGTCCATTTACATCTTAGAAGACAGAGACAACTCTTAACTTTCAAACTCTTAACTTTCAAACTTTACTTCCCAGATGGTGATCAGATGGAGAACATGGACACAGTGAGCCTGCAGGCTGTCACTCTTGCAGATGGTTCCACTGCGTATATTCAGCATGAGTCCAAAGCGTCCTTCTCTGATGGACAGATCATGGACGGTCAGGTGATCCAGCTGGAGGACGGCTCAGCTGCCTACGTCCACCATGTGTCCATGCCTAAAGCAGGTACAGTATAAACCCTGACTTATGATTAGATAGTTCACCACTGTGCTTTATTAtatgatgttgttgttttggtgtGTAGTAGTGTGTCTGCTGTGCAACAATGGAATCTCTAAAATGGTGGTAGTGACGGTTGTCTAAATGTGTGCTGCAGGAGGAGACAGTTTACAGCTCGAAGACGGCCAGGCTGTCCAGTTAGAAGATGGAACAACTGCCTACATTCACACTCCCAAAGGTAAACGCTGCTCTTTGTGTGGACTTCAGTAGAAAGCTTGaaaaacagcagttttcttCCTGGGATGAGTCGTAGCAAGAGTGTTCAGTCATCTGGTATCTTAGAACCAGGGTTTCTACTCTGACGGGAAAGAGTTGGCCTCATCTTTTTCAAAAGTCCCTAAACAACCTTAACTGCTTCCGAgaaatgttgttgttgtacAGTGGCTGGCACACCTCTGCTAACGTGCTAATAGTGGAGCTAATTTGTTATGTAGCACCTAACcccttttgctaactttgaaaaagtttagcacagttagcttaccctaaattaatttttggGAAATATTTCTCAGGCATCCAAATACTGTGTTGGTATAGCACTTTAGCATCAGCTTCTGATAAATACCGTGTTGGTATAGTGTTTTAGCGTTGGCTTCCTCTAAATACTGTATTGGTATAATgttttagcgttagcttcctcTAAATACTGTATTGGTATAATgttttagcgttagcttcctcTAAATACTGTATTGGTATAATgttttagcgttagcttcctcTAAATACTGTGTTAGTATAGCGATTTAGCAAATACTTCTGCTAAATACCGTTTTGGTGAAGGGCTTCATTGTTAACTTGATTAAATACTATGTTGGTGTTGCTCTTCAACATTATCATTTCCATGTTTGTCTTTTGCTTTAGCATTCAGCTAACGTTAATAATTAATGCTTAAGGGTTAGCACagctaactttttagttagTGGTGCCCAGTACTGCAAAACTGGTTCCTGATTGAGCTAGTGTTTATCCTACCCTGCCTCCTGTCTCTGTGTAGAAACATACGACCAGAGCGGCTTGCAGGAGGTCCAGCTAGAGGATGGGAGCACCGCCTACATCCAGCACACGGTGCACATGCCTCAGCCCAACACCATCCTGGCCATCCAGGCTGACGGCACCATCGCAGACCTGCAGGCCGAGGCCGCGGCCATCGACCCAGAAACCATCAGTGTGCTCGAACACTACGGCACCAAGGTGATATACCGTTTCATGCTACTGCTGTAGCAGCAGTTTACCCAACTCAGCATTCTTTCTCTGCATTGTTTCCTTCCGTTAAATTTCTATGCGTTCAtgtgtttaaagaaaaagcacaaaatatattttaatgtcctGTTTTCCTCCTTTAGGTGGAGAACGTGGAAAACCCCTTGGGGTCGTTTGGCAGAGTGGAAGCAGACAGCGGTATCCACATGAGGGTAGagtcactttgtgtttttctttctgttcaccCCTGGGTTGAAATCCGATTTCCATTCTGATTTGCGCGTCACGTCTTCAGATTGTGCTGCAGGGTCAAGACAACAGGCAACCAAGAGTGACAAACGTTGGAGAAAAATCTTTCCGCTGCGAATACGAAGGCTGTGGAAAGCTCTACACCACTGCCCACCATCTCAAGGTTCGCTTCGCTCCTCCGTTTCAATGGatacaaattaattttagtacaaaaaaatgttctcgCTTCTAGATGTTCTAACTTTAAAAGGCTGTATTCTTGCAGCATGTTGCGGAAAAGTGCATTTGTctgtcagccattttgtttgaaaGGGTTTTGTGTCGACATCCTGCAGGTACACGAGCGCTCGCACACTGGTGATAAACCTTACGTCTGCGAATATCGGGGCTGTGGAAAGAAGTTTGCAACAGGTGGCTAATtgaattttattactttttaaaaatgttttttgtttattttgtatttatgctttaatttatcaatgcttgttttagttttatgtctTGGAAGATGCTATTGCAATATGAACTAAACAATTGCAATGGAGCGTTTTTCAGCTGTTGCAAACAGATGAAGAGTTCACCAAGGAAAAAAAGCCTCCCTAACTGTCTGTCTGTGGAAATTGAAGGTTACGGACTGAAGAGTCACTCGCGGACGCATACAGGGGAAAAGCCATACAGATGCCAGGAGATGAACTGCTGCAAGTCCTTTAAAACCTCCGGAGACCTTCAGAAACACACAAGGACTCACACAGGTACAGAATCAGAATCTCAtagaacaataataataataataattcttatTTTAGTAGAATTTATATCATTTTCTGATCTCTGGTTATTGAAATGTTTGACCTGCCAACACAAAGTTTTGTTCcagctgaaatatttgtttctagCCCTCCTGCATGACCTGTCAGTAATTATTTATCTTCAAAGTGACAGCTTTGATATGgagttttactattttaaaattagtgtaaaagtagagaaaatgtagctcatatttaaagttttagcaTATGATCAGTTAGGTCTACTAGCATGGAGTACCAGTTATCTTACTGAAAATGGGTTAAACGCGCCAGATGCGCGTCAGTGCAAGCTCAGCGTGTTTCTGTTGCTGCAGTAAAATTGCTTCAGACAGATCCAGTAGAATATAATAAACTGAGCCTGATAAATTTTGTtcaaaccactgaaggaaacgccagggaaacctctgaagaagacactgagatcagcttccttcttcatgaaatgtaaactaaaatacagtggcgtcagatttgagcggttgtaggatttctgttTTGGCTTTGGTAAAACGCCGCAAGCCATTTCTCCTCCCCCTAGTGCTAGACACCAGGGTTTGTTcaggttgtatttacccagaatgccctgcgctgtagtccacttcctgtttttggagcagTCTTTGGCATTCACATAGGCTTCGAACCGGGCCAGAGTTTACTTCAGCCGAgccgagaccgaggtttgtaggtggaccagatTTCACACTGCCCCAGACAAACGCCCCAGAGTTCGACTGAAGCGGACTAAACggggctggtgtgaattcacCCACAGTTGCACAGTAAACATTTAACCATCAGCTCCAACATGGCAGGTCACTTTGTCCTTACGCATCACACAAGATCATGTTAGCATTCAGATAACGTCGCTGGGGTTGCTGAATCAAAGGGATTTGTAGCTTTTCTTCCCTGTGAGGGATTTCCCTCAAGGATAATCTGTTTATGCATGCTCCTGTAAATACCAGGACAGTCTTTGTTCCCAGTCCTCAGCAAGTTATCTGTGTCAGATTCGGCTGATCAACACTGATACTGAAGGGTGATGCGATCCCTCCGCCATCGCCGTGCTGCGGCCGCCATCTTTGCTTGGTAACACCTCACCAGACGAAGAGTGGAGGGTTGAGACTGCAAGTGGATCAATCAGAGTCAGAATCTTTCAGGTGTGAAAAGGACATGTACGTCATGGGACGAAACGGTAATCTGGAAGGAACTTTTGAGTTTTCTTCGGTCTGTAACTGTATCTGCCACCAAGAGTGTTGTTAACGGTGGGTTCACTgatcagaaacataaaaatcgGGTCCTTTCTTATTAGCTTCTAGCTGGCTGAACAGCGCTCAAGGACATTTGGACGAGGTCAAAATCATCTGCTTCAGATTTGCTTAGTTTCTTTTGGAGGGAATTAAATTAGCTTCTGATAACTGATGCTTCTGCCTTCCAGACTTCACAACAAAGAATCCTTTCAGAGGCGTGTGTGTGATACGAACAATCACATTTTATCCCAAACTGACAGCTTCTGGCCATATACAACggcttttttgaaaaaataacaagACCAGAAAAGACTGGATGGAACAGCATGAGGGGTTGTCAATGTTCCACAGCATGCTGGAGGGAAGAACACATGGCTTCTGTGATGAACCTGATGCCTCTATGCTGCAGGGTTCCCTTCACAAAGctataatttacaaaataaactgcagcGACTTGGCCtaataagagagaaaaaaggtgGGAGTtaattttcaaagtcatattttcaccattctACTCGTTCTTTTATAAATGCCACcttcaaactgaatatttaattacaaaactaaatatttaacttagtTTGAAGTTTCTTCAACCACATATTTAGTTAGAAAGTCTAATATTTTGCTtcatactaaatatttagctaggtCAGTGAGGTAAATCTtgagtttgaagctaaatatttaccttgaAGCTAgcataaactaaatatttatttaacaagcCAAGTAGTTAGCtttaaacaaagtgttttgttgagTTAGTGAAGTAAATACTTAGTTTcaaacaacatatttacagCAAAGCTtgtttataaactaaatatttagttagcaaactgaaacttgaaactgtgacatttataaatgaacgAACACTGtggtgaaaatgtattttgaaaactGAACCTTGAACTGACAGTTATTTAGTCTGTCTTCTTTTACAACAGATTAAATAACTGTTACTTTTGTACCAATGGCACCTCACAATCTGTGGCCATTTTGAAATAGTAAAAGTATTCAGcagtcagaaatgtttgtaataataacgactttttaattttttttgtataagtTTCTACTTACTTCAAGGCTTCATTCTTCCAGGTTTAGAAGCCTTTCGTACAGAACGGAGACGTAACGGTtatctctttcttcttctgtggttttcagGGGAGAAGCCCTTCAAGTGCCCAGTGGAAGGCTGCGGCCGCTCCTTCACCACGTCCAACATCCGCAAAGTTCACATCCGGACGCACACGGGGGAGCGGCCGTACTACTGCTCCGAGCCCAGCTGCGGCCGCTCCTTCGCCAGCGCCACCAATTACAAGAACCACATGAGGATCCATACAGGTGTGTGTCCACatacgcacgcacgcacacacaggtGGACCTGCATGTTCCAATCCACGCTCTGAAACATTCCCGCTGACTGTCTTGCTTTGTTCTCCAGGAGAGAAGCCGTACGTTTGCACAGTGCCCGGGTGTGAAAAGCGTTTCACCGAATACTCCAGCCTGTACAAACACCATGTGGTTCACACGCCCTGCAAGCCCTACAACTGCAACCACTGCGGCAAGACCTACAAGCAGATCTCCACGCTCGCCATGCACAAACGCACCACGCACAACGACTCCGAGCCCAtcgaggaggagcaggaggccTACTTCGAGCCACCGGCAGGTCCGCGTC from Xiphophorus maculatus strain JP 163 A chromosome 2, X_maculatus-5.0-male, whole genome shotgun sequence carries:
- the znf143 gene encoding zinc finger protein 143 isoform X1 → MSTPEAERRLVRPIGMYLTNNYPIISRGRRIGGTATGHTCSWFVSVAARFLHCCMVVEQEELLEIFRVCRPTSCSMLLAQINRDSQGMSEFHDADGQPVTLCLTEAVTVADGDQMENMDTVSLQAVTLADGSTAYIQHESKASFSDGQIMDGQVIQLEDGSAAYVHHVSMPKAGGDSLQLEDGQAVQLEDGTTAYIHTPKETYDQSGLQEVQLEDGSTAYIQHTVHMPQPNTILAIQADGTIADLQAEAAAIDPETISVLEHYGTKVENVENPLGSFGRVEADSGIHMRIVLQGQDNRQPRVTNVGEKSFRCEYEGCGKLYTTAHHLKVHERSHTGDKPYVCEYRGCGKKFATGYGLKSHSRTHTGEKPYRCQEMNCCKSFKTSGDLQKHTRTHTGEKPFKCPVEGCGRSFTTSNIRKVHIRTHTGERPYYCSEPSCGRSFASATNYKNHMRIHTGEKPYVCTVPGCEKRFTEYSSLYKHHVVHTPCKPYNCNHCGKTYKQISTLAMHKRTTHNDSEPIEEEQEAYFEPPADAIDDPNVSYTPAVVDTDDSEPVDSSDMSGQPQVALVTQEDGTQQVSISEADLQAMGGTITMVTQEGTTITIPAHELATQGAHSVTMVATDGSDEQVAIMTPDMASFQTVEEANYGQDQEDLHPVTLLATPNGTHIAVQLSDQPSLEEAIRIASRIQQGETPGLDD
- the znf143 gene encoding zinc finger protein 143 isoform X2, which codes for MFLVCERRCSFPALLHGGRTGGIVGNFQSCSMLLAQINRDSQGMSEFHDADGQPVTLCLTEAVTVADGDQMENMDTVSLQAVTLADGSTAYIQHESKASFSDGQIMDGQVIQLEDGSAAYVHHVSMPKAGGDSLQLEDGQAVQLEDGTTAYIHTPKETYDQSGLQEVQLEDGSTAYIQHTVHMPQPNTILAIQADGTIADLQAEAAAIDPETISVLEHYGTKVENVENPLGSFGRVEADSGIHMRIVLQGQDNRQPRVTNVGEKSFRCEYEGCGKLYTTAHHLKVHERSHTGDKPYVCEYRGCGKKFATGYGLKSHSRTHTGEKPYRCQEMNCCKSFKTSGDLQKHTRTHTGEKPFKCPVEGCGRSFTTSNIRKVHIRTHTGERPYYCSEPSCGRSFASATNYKNHMRIHTGEKPYVCTVPGCEKRFTEYSSLYKHHVVHTPCKPYNCNHCGKTYKQISTLAMHKRTTHNDSEPIEEEQEAYFEPPADAIDDPNVSYTPAVVDTDDSEPVDSSDMSGQPQVALVTQEDGTQQVSISEADLQAMGGTITMVTQEGTTITIPAHELATQGAHSVTMVATDGSDEQVAIMTPDMASFQTVEEANYGQDQEDLHPVTLLATPNGTHIAVQLSDQPSLEEAIRIASRIQQGETPGLDD